A window from Candidatus Krumholzibacteriota bacterium encodes these proteins:
- a CDS encoding mechanosensitive ion channel family protein, with product MNEFVEALSQFALTSGIRIAAIVAGAFITVRIFKIIIRRFLSKYSSSAKVGIERAKRAETLSGLIETTLKVVILITVLLMVLKEVGIDITPLLAGAGIVGLAVGFGAQSLVKDIISGFFMLLENHLNVGDVVEIAGKAGLVESMNLRITVMRDFEGKVHIVPNGEISVVTNFTKEYSRALIEIGVAYKEDVDRVIGILKEVGEEIRKDETYGPKILEPMEVIGLDSFGSSSINIKVRFKTKPIEQWSTSREYRRLVKKRFDKENIEIPFPHVTLYMGEGENDGVLKVDAESKEIKQ from the coding sequence ATGAACGAATTCGTTGAGGCATTGAGCCAGTTTGCTCTGACCAGCGGTATAAGGATTGCCGCAATTGTGGCCGGGGCTTTTATTACGGTCAGAATTTTCAAGATCATAATAAGAAGATTTTTATCAAAATATTCATCGAGCGCAAAGGTAGGTATCGAAAGAGCCAAAAGGGCTGAGACACTTTCCGGTTTAATAGAAACCACTCTGAAGGTAGTGATACTGATTACCGTTTTGCTTATGGTCCTGAAGGAAGTGGGGATAGATATAACTCCCCTTCTCGCCGGCGCTGGTATCGTGGGGCTGGCGGTTGGGTTCGGTGCTCAGAGTCTGGTGAAGGATATTATAAGCGGATTTTTTATGCTCCTGGAGAACCATTTGAATGTGGGAGATGTGGTTGAGATAGCGGGCAAAGCGGGATTGGTCGAGTCGATGAATCTGAGAATAACGGTGATGAGAGATTTCGAAGGTAAGGTCCATATAGTGCCGAATGGTGAAATATCGGTTGTTACAAACTTCACCAAGGAATACTCGCGGGCACTGATAGAGATAGGTGTTGCCTATAAGGAGGATGTGGACAGAGTCATCGGTATCCTGAAGGAGGTCGGCGAAGAGATCAGGAAAGACGAGACTTACGGCCCCAAGATATTGGAACCGATGGAGGTAATAGGTCTGGACAGCTTCGGTTCATCGTCCATTAATATCAAGGTAAGATTCAAGACGAAACCGATAGAGCAGTGGAGCACCTCCAGGGAATACCGCCGTCTGGTAAAGAAAAGATTCGACAAGGAAAATATCGAGATACCTTTCCCTCATGTAACGCTATATATGGGAGAGGGTGAAAATGACGGCGTTCTTAAAGTAGACGCGGAATCAAAAGAGATAAAACAATAG
- a CDS encoding ferritin family protein, translating to MSSTKQLEKILRTAIEVEINGMATFKNLADKTENENGKKMFQQLAKDEIEHREILEKQLEHLTESGKWKEIEIPQSKVASLIPKVREKQIKTKGKAKLGEIDALNTALDLESKAAGFFREQADKVSDSRAKEMFLRLAEWEDSHFDLIQAELDSVNNSGVWFGVPAFRMDGQY from the coding sequence ATGTCTTCTACGAAACAGCTCGAAAAGATACTCAGGACGGCGATAGAAGTAGAGATTAACGGTATGGCAACCTTCAAGAATCTTGCCGATAAGACTGAGAATGAAAACGGCAAGAAGATGTTTCAACAGTTGGCCAAAGATGAAATAGAACACAGAGAAATATTGGAGAAACAGCTCGAACATCTGACTGAGAGCGGGAAGTGGAAAGAAATTGAAATACCCCAGTCAAAAGTGGCATCACTAATTCCGAAGGTCAGAGAAAAACAGATCAAAACGAAAGGAAAAGCAAAGCTGGGAGAAATAGACGCCCTTAACACAGCTCTGGACCTTGAAAGTAAAGCCGCGGGATTTTTCAGGGAACAGGCTGATAAAGTGAGTGATTCTCGGGCTAAAGAGATGTTTTTACGCCTGGCTGAATGGGAAGATTCACATTTCGATCTAATTCAGGCTGAGCTTGATTCTGTAAATAATTCAGGGGTCTGGTTTGGTGTTCCCGCTTTTCGAATGGACGGTCAATATTAA
- a CDS encoding (Fe-S)-binding protein: MKIIRDKEADTDVTEDFLLCNRCGSCMSACPVYDVIGEEWSGPRGKVELAEFFFRGGKVDEKEINRVSEVCLHCKTCLENCPSGTRADEIIMAVKNEMGKRGLIPFYKRVLLFVLDGMNNFIFKTMRFFKLTRKDNRPQTKRSPFSFLFPLLGWPRQRFVPMPNDRSFIRANSGFFSAADAEITFFDPRLLTEKEMLGFDWEKAEELAGKVKKAREINLKNSSKACFFVGDMVNNFFSEEAQSIVYLLNLLGVDVVVPENQTCCFAPAFYSGDIAGARKGARRLIRILSSYQYDWLVTSCASGGLMLKKEYPRLLDLNKDGFFDIQWDSERELLKRKTINKENLSEEARLYSENIKGKIRDINELVAELLFFAPQKNDYEKLFSGHGAKEKGPDKNKKDIDYRCDGKDRRPVVVYHHPCHLNRGQGIYSEPEYILKMLPGYRYVRMGNDTTCCGGGGVFTFTESKISEKIARGKVLSITKAGADIVSTSCPVCRIQLMDMTGRDLGIEYGGKTHKVKKVSVKTPVELLVRDLKSISRP, translated from the coding sequence TTGAAAATAATCAGGGATAAAGAAGCTGACACAGATGTCACTGAGGATTTTCTTCTCTGTAACAGGTGCGGTTCATGTATGTCTGCCTGTCCGGTTTATGATGTTATAGGTGAAGAATGGTCCGGGCCGAGGGGGAAGGTCGAGCTCGCGGAGTTTTTTTTCCGGGGGGGGAAAGTAGACGAGAAAGAAATAAACAGAGTCTCCGAAGTGTGTCTTCACTGCAAGACATGCCTGGAGAACTGTCCCTCCGGAACAAGAGCCGATGAAATTATTATGGCTGTAAAAAATGAAATGGGCAAGAGAGGACTAATACCTTTTTATAAGCGAGTTCTTCTTTTTGTCCTTGATGGAATGAATAATTTCATTTTCAAAACCATGAGATTTTTCAAGCTTACGCGAAAAGATAACCGTCCCCAAACGAAGCGCAGCCCTTTCAGTTTTCTGTTTCCACTACTCGGCTGGCCGAGGCAGCGATTTGTGCCCATGCCGAATGACAGATCATTTATCCGGGCAAATTCCGGTTTTTTCAGCGCGGCAGACGCTGAGATAACATTTTTCGATCCGCGGCTGCTGACGGAAAAGGAGATGCTCGGATTTGACTGGGAAAAAGCGGAAGAACTCGCCGGCAAAGTGAAAAAAGCCAGAGAGATAAATCTCAAGAACAGCAGTAAGGCGTGTTTCTTTGTGGGAGATATGGTTAACAATTTCTTTAGTGAAGAGGCACAGAGCATAGTCTATCTGCTGAATCTTCTGGGAGTGGATGTGGTCGTGCCTGAGAACCAGACATGTTGTTTCGCTCCCGCTTTCTACTCGGGCGATATAGCGGGGGCTCGAAAGGGAGCCCGGCGGCTTATAAGAATACTGTCGTCTTATCAGTATGACTGGCTTGTAACATCATGTGCTTCCGGTGGATTGATGCTGAAAAAAGAATATCCGAGACTTCTGGACCTGAATAAAGACGGGTTTTTTGATATCCAATGGGACAGCGAACGTGAGCTTCTGAAAAGAAAAACTATTAATAAGGAAAACCTGAGTGAAGAGGCCAGGTTATATTCCGAGAATATTAAAGGAAAGATAAGAGATATTAATGAACTCGTAGCTGAACTTCTTTTCTTCGCGCCTCAGAAGAACGATTATGAGAAGCTTTTTTCAGGACACGGAGCTAAAGAGAAGGGGCCGGATAAGAATAAGAAGGATATAGATTATCGATGTGATGGAAAAGATCGAAGGCCCGTTGTCGTTTATCATCATCCGTGTCATCTGAACAGGGGGCAGGGGATTTACAGCGAACCTGAATATATTTTAAAGATGCTTCCCGGGTATCGTTATGTAAGGATGGGAAATGACACTACCTGCTGCGGGGGCGGAGGTGTGTTCACATTTACGGAGTCTAAGATATCTGAGAAGATAGCGCGGGGAAAAGTGCTGTCAATTACGAAAGCGGGCGCGGATATTGTCTCTACATCCTGTCCTGTCTGCCGCATTCAGCTTATGGATATGACGGGCAGGGACCTGGGTATCGAATACGGGGGAAAAACACACAAAGTTAAGAAAGTTTCAGTTAAAACTCCGGTAGAGCTTCTGGTCAGAGATTTAAAGAGTATCAGCAGACCTTAG
- a CDS encoding AEC family transporter, protein MIVTNVVLPVFFVIFLGLLLRRLGKVDERVFSRTQLYVLTPALIFVAMTGSDAEISILLRVLFFVASLSVILLAAAQAVGFLFKEDKVTRNAISLAAMFSNSGFYGIPVCMLAFGEEGVVYAAIFVAGSSTVQSTLGIFVANAGKKKISKAIGAVFKVPMIYAIIISKLLLNFNLLPPEPFMKMIDMLGHSAIPLGLLLLGMQLEKIIFERFAGLGGYADQVNPVDRRKELFQGTAAAVIKIGGGFAAALLLCEIFGFDSLIRKVLIVEASMPTAVNAVVMATEFDCRPEIVTVGILTATVASIATITMVLNYLI, encoded by the coding sequence ATGATAGTTACAAATGTTGTCCTCCCGGTATTTTTTGTCATTTTCCTGGGGCTGTTACTAAGAAGGCTGGGAAAAGTAGATGAGAGAGTATTTTCGCGTACTCAGCTCTATGTGCTGACTCCGGCGCTTATATTTGTGGCAATGACGGGCAGTGATGCGGAGATCTCCATTCTTCTCAGGGTTTTATTCTTTGTGGCTTCATTATCTGTGATTCTCCTGGCCGCAGCTCAGGCAGTTGGATTCTTATTCAAGGAGGATAAAGTTACAAGGAATGCTATTTCCCTTGCCGCCATGTTTTCCAACAGCGGATTCTACGGCATACCTGTTTGCATGCTGGCCTTCGGAGAGGAAGGGGTTGTTTATGCCGCTATCTTTGTTGCCGGGTCTTCCACGGTTCAGTCGACTCTGGGCATATTCGTCGCAAATGCCGGGAAAAAGAAGATTTCAAAGGCAATAGGTGCTGTATTCAAGGTGCCTATGATTTATGCTATAATAATTTCGAAGTTGCTTCTTAATTTTAATTTACTTCCTCCTGAACCCTTCATGAAAATGATTGATATGCTGGGTCATTCGGCGATTCCACTCGGACTCCTGCTGCTCGGCATGCAGCTTGAAAAGATAATTTTCGAGAGATTCGCGGGGTTGGGGGGATATGCCGATCAGGTTAATCCCGTTGATCGGAGAAAAGAGCTATTTCAGGGCACTGCCGCTGCCGTGATAAAGATAGGCGGAGGATTTGCGGCGGCACTTCTTCTCTGTGAAATTTTCGGTTTTGATTCACTCATCAGGAAGGTGCTTATCGTTGAAGCGTCGATGCCGACCGCTGTAAACGCCGTTGTAATGGCAACGGAGTTCGATTGCAGGCCGGAGATAGTTACCGTGGGTATTCTCACGGCAACTGTCGCCAGTATAGCTACTATAACCATGGTATTGAATTATTTGATCTGA
- a CDS encoding MFS transporter, producing MKEKSSKISLIKSFPKNFWLANVMELFERGAYYGLNALLARYLTDKVGGGLGFAEDRVGLLQGVVYAVTYVVPILGGALADRYGYRRMLLAAFSLLSAGYFLSGEVTGYGVIFATLLLMATGSGLFKPIVSGTIARTTDEKTSGFGFGLYYWMINLGALAAPLIAGWLRGFSWRYVFIASGIYCALMILPTLFLFRDPPKPKSTKKLKEVLSGALTVLSDARFMLLIFVYSCFWIIYFQNFGTVLWYLRDFIDPTPVNNFFSRIGIEGFQFDAEHVTVINAGTIVLLQIFVNIIVKRFKALPTMVGGILIGSLGFLCLAMSQHVWVFILGMAVFSIGEMTCHPKYYSYIGLVAPEDKKAVYMGYAFLYGVIGSLVGSNVGGEMYKAFLAPIVGQPGVGGTLRNFWLVFSILGIATMFGLMIYNKLFSEDTTVTRMRARKALYFIYGILIICSASVLILVSDITPKTWIQAGIMFFVGLGGLYTMLKSRGWTDQPQ from the coding sequence ATGAAAGAAAAATCATCCAAGATTTCATTGATAAAGTCATTCCCGAAGAATTTCTGGCTTGCCAATGTGATGGAGCTGTTCGAACGTGGCGCTTATTACGGACTTAACGCTCTTCTTGCCCGGTATCTTACCGATAAAGTGGGCGGAGGTCTCGGGTTTGCCGAAGACAGGGTAGGACTTCTTCAGGGGGTGGTCTACGCGGTAACCTATGTAGTACCTATTCTAGGGGGCGCTCTGGCAGACAGGTATGGATACCGCAGGATGCTCCTTGCCGCTTTTTCGCTTCTCTCCGCAGGCTATTTCCTCTCCGGGGAAGTGACCGGGTACGGTGTTATATTCGCCACTCTGCTTCTTATGGCGACCGGGAGCGGACTTTTCAAACCGATCGTCTCAGGAACGATTGCCCGGACAACCGACGAGAAAACATCAGGGTTCGGGTTCGGCCTGTACTACTGGATGATTAATCTCGGCGCGCTGGCCGCGCCGCTTATAGCCGGCTGGCTAAGGGGTTTTTCCTGGAGATATGTTTTTATAGCGAGCGGGATTTACTGCGCGCTGATGATACTTCCCACACTCTTTCTCTTCCGGGATCCGCCGAAGCCTAAAAGTACCAAGAAATTAAAAGAGGTTCTCTCCGGAGCGTTGACCGTACTCTCAGATGCCCGGTTTATGCTCCTGATCTTCGTCTATTCATGTTTCTGGATAATATATTTTCAGAATTTCGGAACGGTGCTTTGGTATCTAAGGGATTTCATAGACCCCACTCCGGTAAATAATTTTTTCTCCCGTATAGGTATAGAGGGATTTCAGTTTGACGCGGAGCATGTTACCGTGATAAATGCCGGTACGATCGTCCTTCTTCAAATATTCGTAAATATAATTGTAAAAAGGTTCAAGGCGCTTCCTACAATGGTAGGGGGAATACTGATCGGGTCACTCGGTTTTCTATGCCTTGCCATGTCTCAGCACGTCTGGGTGTTTATTCTGGGGATGGCGGTTTTCTCGATAGGAGAGATGACTTGTCATCCCAAGTACTACAGCTATATAGGGCTGGTCGCGCCGGAGGATAAGAAAGCTGTCTATATGGGATATGCTTTTCTCTACGGTGTGATCGGTTCTCTGGTAGGCTCCAATGTGGGAGGAGAGATGTACAAGGCGTTTCTCGCGCCCATCGTGGGACAGCCCGGAGTGGGCGGCACCCTCCGCAATTTCTGGCTGGTTTTTTCCATACTGGGGATAGCGACGATGTTCGGCTTGATGATTTATAACAAGCTGTTCAGTGAAGATACAACAGTCACACGTATGAGGGCGAGAAAGGCCTTGTACTTTATTTACGGGATCTTAATTATCTGTTCAGCCTCGGTGCTGATTTTAGTTTCCGATATAACACCCAAGACGTGGATTCAGGCTGGAATTATGTTTTTTGTCGGGCTGGGGGGGTTGTATACCATGCTGAAAAGCAGAGGCTGGACTGATCAACCTCAGTAG
- a CDS encoding FAD-binding oxidoreductase, whose translation MVHLNIPRERNLLLYNPVSTSETVRFFKLCARLKKDKCNLQVLIDSGGYFNRLKNGKIIIIKDIDEIEDFARNGEIVIAVSQAGMKRILDISEEDMLAVTEGGLGVSEFIKEISEKGLFFPLGTPLYDNITMAQLVDEGFVSDLDSGYGNLREYILSLDIVTSAGEVISSGSRSVKDVAGYNITGFVYGAMGRCGLITRVTSKLLPAYESTELIYWRGKALTLEELSSKIIFEIGSVCQTIYHSASLRLIEGEEKRPSGVKSLKKQYAGERILSDDAVLAVRLESESMDALERSEDAIEKTVILNSLEVEKFYYKGRFSGRDIIEGLFNAEEEYAAVIHISFTPRSDIDIPAGSIAWENMHPGRIHYLIPCREDTRFSDLRDTPAVRYLRKESVSGLRAECIVPKGDFLEKVAIGDWRLAEHIFNSKDGGDVKIVEIIRGTSFYFQSGIGIEQEGFTGKDAYLPFGGSEENREGLLELNQSLLRLFDPGRVITAK comes from the coding sequence GTGGTTCATTTGAACATACCCCGAGAGCGGAATCTGCTTTTGTATAATCCTGTCAGTACCTCTGAGACGGTCCGTTTTTTCAAATTGTGCGCGAGGTTAAAGAAAGATAAGTGTAATCTGCAAGTGCTCATAGATTCAGGCGGTTATTTTAATCGCCTTAAAAACGGCAAAATAATAATTATCAAAGATATAGATGAAATTGAAGATTTTGCGCGGAATGGAGAAATAGTAATTGCGGTATCTCAAGCCGGCATGAAGCGAATACTTGATATTTCAGAAGAAGATATGCTTGCTGTGACCGAAGGGGGTTTGGGAGTTTCCGAGTTTATAAAGGAAATAAGCGAAAAGGGATTATTCTTCCCGCTGGGTACTCCTCTCTACGACAATATTACAATGGCACAACTGGTTGACGAAGGATTCGTATCTGATCTTGACAGCGGATACGGCAATCTGCGCGAATACATCCTTTCGCTGGATATAGTGACTTCTGCGGGAGAGGTGATTTCTTCCGGCTCGCGTTCAGTAAAGGATGTGGCGGGTTATAATATAACGGGATTCGTCTACGGGGCGATGGGAAGATGCGGGCTTATTACAAGGGTTACCTCTAAACTATTACCAGCTTATGAAAGTACTGAATTAATTTACTGGAGGGGAAAGGCGCTAACTCTTGAAGAGCTTTCTTCAAAGATAATATTTGAAATCGGATCTGTGTGCCAGACGATATATCATTCAGCCTCGCTCCGGCTTATCGAAGGAGAAGAGAAACGCCCAAGCGGGGTAAAATCCCTGAAGAAACAATACGCCGGGGAAAGGATATTAAGCGATGACGCTGTTCTTGCGGTTCGGCTGGAAAGTGAGAGCATGGATGCCCTTGAACGCTCTGAGGATGCTATAGAAAAGACTGTTATTTTAAATAGCCTGGAGGTTGAAAAGTTTTATTACAAAGGCCGGTTTTCCGGAAGGGATATTATTGAAGGGTTATTTAACGCTGAGGAAGAATATGCCGCGGTAATTCATATTTCTTTCACCCCCCGGTCGGATATCGATATACCCGCGGGATCCATTGCCTGGGAAAATATGCATCCCGGGAGAATCCACTATCTTATTCCTTGCCGTGAAGATACAAGGTTCTCAGATTTGAGGGATACGCCTGCTGTCCGTTATCTAAGGAAAGAGAGTGTGTCGGGATTGAGAGCTGAATGTATCGTGCCAAAAGGAGATTTTCTGGAAAAAGTGGCAATTGGTGACTGGAGGCTGGCCGAACACATATTTAATTCGAAAGATGGCGGCGATGTTAAGATTGTTGAAATAATTAGAGGTACTTCTTTCTACTTTCAAAGCGGCATCGGGATAGAACAAGAAGGATTTACCGGAAAAGACGCGTATTTGCCGTTTGGCGGCAGTGAAGAAAACAGAGAGGGTCTGCTTGAATTAAATCAAAGTCTTCTTCGCCTGTTTGATCCCGGAAGGGTGATTACAGCTAAGTAG